The region GAGGCCGCCGCGACGGCGCGACGGATCTTTTCTTGCTACGAGGGCGCATTGCAAACCTGGCGACTGACCGGCCAGCTCTCGGCGCTGGATGATCTTGCGCCAATGGCCAGTGCAATCTGGAAGCCGGCCGATTGAAGGCGCGCTACTGCAGCAAATCCAGCGCCGCCTGCGGCGGTCGCCCCAGGACAGCCCGGTTCTTATGGACGACAATTGGACGCTCGATCAAAATCGGATGCCTGGCCATTGCTGCCAGGCATTGATCCTCGCTGAGCTGCTGGTCGAGAAATTGCTCTTTGAACAGCGGCTCGCCCTTGCGCATTAGTTGGTGCGCTTTGAGTCCCAGCATAGCGCAGAGACTGGCCAGCTCGTCAACGTCCGGCGGAACTTTCAGATATTCGACAATTTCAATTTCGCAACCCCTTGCCTCCAGTAGCGCCAGCGTCTCACGACTCTTGGAGCAACGCGGGTTGTGAAAGATTCGCACCTCTGGCTTTGAACGAGACATCGATCATACTCCTCGCCGAGCGCCGCGCTTCAATACGGCTGAGCCAGAGCACGACGCAGATTGTCCTCGCGTAGCGAAGTGCCGCATCCCTTTGGACCCAGACCATGGGTATGAATGGCAAACACTGCGCCATTCTCATCCAGCGCCGGCGCGCCGGACATGCCCTCCGTGAAAATGCCGCTGTATTCCAGGCCTCGTCCACAGCCGCCGCGGAATTGGCCGCTGGCTGCGCGCAAGCTGTGATGCGCGGCGCCTGGGCTCTGCCCGACGCCCAGTGCATCGCCGCCAAAGCCAGGCACGCGAATAGCGGCGCCTGCGACCGGCAATTGCTCAACACTATGCAAACCGTCCGGGAATTGCTCAGCCGGAGCGCTGGCATCAAGCGGAGCGCCGAGTCGAAAGATGGCCCAGTCCGCGCCCGGTCCGGCAACCGAACTTCGAATGCTGCGAGAATCAATGCTCCACTGCCGCTGTGGCGGAGCAAAGCGCAGCTCGCCATCGGCGGCCGAAGCTGGCGGGTTCTGCTCCGCAATC is a window of Leptospirales bacterium DNA encoding:
- the arsC gene encoding arsenate reductase (glutaredoxin) (This arsenate reductase requires both glutathione and glutaredoxin to convert arsenate to arsenite, after which the efflux transporter formed by ArsA and ArsB can extrude the arsenite from the cell, providing resistance.), with the translated sequence MSRSKPEVRIFHNPRCSKSRETLALLEARGCEIEIVEYLKVPPDVDELASLCAMLGLKAHQLMRKGEPLFKEQFLDQQLSEDQCLAAMARHPILIERPIVVHKNRAVLGRPPQAALDLLQ